One genomic region from Streptomyces venezuelae encodes:
- a CDS encoding LLM class F420-dependent oxidoreductase → MDLRIFTEPQQGADYDTLLTVARATEELGFDAFFRSDHYLSMGSSDGLPGPTDAWITLAGLARETKRIRLGTLMTAGTFRLPGVLAIQVAQVDRMSGGRVELGLGAGWFEEEHKAYGIPFPKEKFGRLEEQLAIVTGLWETELGKTFSYEGEYYRLTDSPALPKPAQDRIPVLIGGHGASRTPRLAARYADEFNIPFASLEDSERQFGRVRAAAEAAGRQAGDLVYSNALVVCVGKNDAEVARRAAAIGRDVDELKANGLAGSPAEVVDKIGRYAAIGSSRVYLQVLDLDDLDHLELISARVQSQLG, encoded by the coding sequence GACACCCTCCTCACGGTGGCCCGGGCCACCGAGGAGCTCGGCTTTGACGCCTTCTTCCGCTCGGACCACTACCTCAGCATGGGCTCGTCCGACGGGCTTCCCGGGCCGACGGACGCCTGGATCACCCTCGCCGGTCTGGCCCGGGAGACGAAGCGGATCCGTCTCGGCACCCTGATGACCGCCGGTACGTTCCGGCTCCCGGGAGTCCTGGCCATCCAGGTCGCGCAGGTCGACCGGATGTCCGGCGGACGGGTCGAACTGGGCCTCGGCGCGGGCTGGTTCGAGGAGGAGCACAAGGCCTACGGCATTCCGTTCCCGAAGGAGAAGTTCGGCCGGCTGGAGGAGCAGCTGGCGATCGTCACCGGCCTGTGGGAGACCGAGCTCGGCAAGACGTTCTCGTACGAGGGGGAGTACTACCGCCTCACCGACTCGCCCGCGCTGCCGAAGCCCGCGCAGGACAGGATCCCGGTGCTGATCGGCGGGCACGGTGCGAGCCGTACGCCGAGGCTGGCCGCGCGGTACGCGGACGAGTTCAACATCCCGTTCGCCTCGCTGGAGGACAGCGAGCGGCAGTTCGGCCGGGTCCGGGCGGCGGCGGAGGCGGCGGGGCGGCAGGCCGGTGACCTCGTGTACTCCAACGCGCTGGTCGTCTGTGTCGGCAAGAACGACGCGGAGGTGGCCCGCCGGGCCGCCGCGATCGGGCGGGACGTGGACGAGCTCAAGGCGAACGGTCTCGCGGGTTCGCCCGCCGAGGTCGTCGACAAGATCGGGCGGTACGCGGCCATCGGCTCCTCCCGGGTCTACCTCCAGGTCCTCGACCTCGACGACCTGGACCACCTGGAGCTGATCTCCGCGCGGGTCCAGTCGCAGCTGGGATGA